GTCCGCAATGAAGCGCGCCTGCCAGCGATCGATATCGTTCTCGCGGATTACTTTCATCATATCCGCGTGGCGTGAGATACGCTCCGTGAGCGGCATATTCAGCGCCCGGTGCAGGGCGTTGGCGACATCGTCCCGATCGTAAGGATTGACGATCAGCGCCGAGGTCAGCTCGTTGGCGGCACCGGCAAACTGCGAAAGCACCAGCACGCCCGGGTCGGCCGGATCCTGCGCGGCAACGTACTCCTTCGCCACCAGGTTCATGCCATCACGCAGCGGCGTCACCAGCCCGACGTCGGCATAGCGGAACACCTTCATCAGAATTTTGCGTTCAAAATGCTGGTTGAGATAGAACAGCGGAGTCCAGCCCAGCTGACCGTAGCGGCCGTTGATACGCCCGGCTTCGTTTTCAAGCTGGTGACGGATGTCCTGATAGGCCTGTACTTCACCGCGCGAGGTCGGTGCGATTTGGGTATAGCGGATCTTACCGTGGTGCTCGGGATATTTCTCCAGCAGGGTCTCGTAAGCCTGGAAACGTTCCGGCAGCCCTTTTGAATAATCGAGACGCTCAACGGAAAAGATGTTTTTTACGTTTTTAAGCTCTTCTTTCAGCTGCGCCAGCTTAGGCGGTAGCGGCCCGGAGGCTTGCTCAATAATCTCTTCCGGCTCAATGCCGATAGGATAAACCTCGGTGCGGAAGCGCTTGCCCCATGCGGAGTGCGAGTCATCGTCATGGGCCGTCAGACGCGTTTTGCTGGCTACGCTGTCGAGGAAGGCCAGTCGGTCGTTTTCGGTCTGGAAGCCCAGCAGATCGTAATCACAGAGCTGTTCAAGTAGCTCGTCGCTTGGCGGCAGCGCGTTGAAGATCTCCGGCGTCGGGAACGGAATATGCAGGAAGAAGCCGATGCGGTTGTTCACGCCGCGCTTGCGTAGCTCGCTGGCAAACGGCAGCAGATGGTAATCATGCACCCACACCCTGTCGTCCTGCTGGACTAGCGGCTGCAGCTTATCGGCCAGCAGGCTGTTCACGCGCGAGTAGCCTTCCCAGGCTTCACGCTTAAACTTCACCAGGTCGAGACGATAGTGGAAGGCAGGCCACAGTACGGCGTTGGAGAACTGGCTGTAATACTCATCGTAATTCTGTTCACTGAGATTAAACGAGGCCCAGGTGATGTTCCCGCGCGTCACCTTTTTTTAGCGGTTTGTCCTCGTCACCAATCTCTCCACTCCAGCCAAACCAGAGTCCCCCCCGTACTTTTTAACGCCCCCAGCACCCCTACAGCCAGGCCACCTGCGCTGGCTTTTTTTGTCGTCCGGGGGGAGCGATGCGATTAGAAACTACGATCAAGCGACCCATAAGGTTTTCTCCTGTTAATTTGCGCTATTTCTTTTTCTTGTTGATGGTTAGCGGCTTTTATTACCCATTGCCAGACATCGGGTACCGTTGCCAGCCGCCAGCTGGCTTTGGTCTCACCCGCGCCGACCTTCACTGATACCCCTTTAAGCTGGTTGACCACCTCAAAGCCATGCTCATCGGTCAGGTCATCGCCAAAGAACACCGGCGTTCTGCCGAGGAAAGGCGCTTCATGCATAAAGGCGGAGATAGCTTCACCTTTATGGATGCCCCTCGGTTTGATTTCAACCACGCATTTACCCGGCTGAAGTGACAGCTGCGGGTTGTCATGGACCACCTGTTCCGCCAGGTTAAACACTTCCTTCTCATACTGAGGCGCCTGGCGATAGTGGAGCGCAAACGCCATCCCTTTAGCCTCAAGCTCGGTACCAGGCAGATATAAAAGTGCCGTCGTCAACTGCGCATGCAGCGTCTGGACCAGATCCGGAGGAAGGGTAACGGTTTGCAGATGACCATGGATGTCGCGGCGCTCCGCCCCGTGTACACCGGCAAGCGGAAAACGGTAAGGTCCGGCGAGCTGATCCAGCTCGGCGATTGAACGCCCTGATATCAATGCCAGTGCCCCCTGGTTCAGCTGCGCGAGCTGATTCAGCGCCTCTAACACTTCTACGGGAACTGCCACCTCATCGGGGTGCGGCTTGATAGTTGCCAGGGTCCCGTCGAGGTCAAAAAAGTACGCATAGTTTTCAGTTAGTAACGGCGGTGAAGTTAACGTATCGGCCACCCTGATCCTCCTTACAGTTGGCGAGATGAAAAACTGTTAACATCTCAGTAGCAGTGTAAGTATAGACAGTGTGACGGCGCTCGCCATTTGACAACCCCCTTCCCGCTGCGGCTGGAAAGGGGGTTAAGGTCGCGACTACACTTAAAAGTTAGGTCGCGGAAGGCAGGAAAACGGGTTAAAGGGTACGCTTAGCTTTTTGTTTGTAACGGTCGAAGATCACCGCTGCAAGCAGGATCAGGCCACGTACCACGTACTGCGAGAACGGGGAGATGTTTAACAGGTTCATGGCGTTCTCGACGGTCCCCAGAATCAGGATCCCCGCCACCACATATGAGATTTTTCCGATGCCGCCTTTCAGCGATACGCCGCCTAAAACGCAGGCAGAGATAACGATCAGCTCATAACCGATGGAGGTCATCGGCTGGCCGCTGGTCATACGCGAAGCCAGGATAATCCCCGCCGCCGCCGAGACCAGACCGGAGAGCACGAAGATAATAATCTTGGTGCGAACCACCGGAACACCGGCCAGACGCGCCGCCTCTTCATTACCGCCAATCGCCAGGGTATTACGGCCAAAGGTGGTTCTGTTCAGCAGGAATCCAAAGATAATCAGACAGCCGACGGTCAGCCAGATAGGCGCAGGCAGACCGAGCCAGTTGGCGTAGCCGAGGGTGAAGAAGCGCTCGTCTTCAATCCCCACCGCTTTACCGTCAGAGATGATATAGGCCAGTCCGCGCACGATCTGCATGGTAGCAAGGGTGGTGATCAGGGCGTTGATTTTCAGGCGCGCAATCACGAAGCCGTTCACCAGCCCGCTGAGCACCCCGAGCAGCAGCCCGGCCGCCACGCCAATCCACAGGCTTTCGGTCATGTTGATGACCACCGCGGTCGTTACCCCGGCGCAGGCGATAACCGAGGCCACCGACAGGTCGAAGTCGCCGGACGCCAGGCAGAACAGCATCCCGCAGGCGACCATCCCGGACATGGAGATCGCCAGACCCAGCCCCTTCATATTAATGAAGGTGGCAAAGTTAGGTACAAAGATGGCGCAGCCGAGGAACAGCACGGCGAAGACCACCAGCATGCCGTATTGATCCCAAATCCGCCCAAAGCTGAAGGCCGATTTCGGCGCTCCGGATGTAGTGACAGAGGACATCTTATTCTCCTTACTCAGGCGACAGCCTGGCTGACTTTAGGCATGGCGAGGCTTAACGCCTGCTGTTCATTCGCCTGTTCATGAAGCAATTCACCGGCAATGGCCCCCTCACGCATCACCACGATACGGTCGGCCACACCCAGCACTTCCGGCAGGTCGCTGGAGGCGAAGAGCACCGCCACGCCACGTTTTGCCAGTGCGTAAATCACGTTATAAATTTCGTGCTTCGCCCCCACGTCGATACCGCGGGTCGGTTCATCCAGCAGGATCACCTTCATCTCTTCCGACAGCCAGCGGCCAAGGATCGCCTTCTGCTGGTTCCCGCCGGAGAGGTTCATGATCAGCTGCTCCGCGCCCGGGGTTTTGATGTTGAGCGAGCGAATGTGGTGATCGGCATTGCTGACCTCCCAGGTATCGTTAATCAGACACCCGGCGCGAATGGTCTTACGGCGCGCCGAGATGTTGATGTTGTCCCGCACCGAGTGCACCGGGATAATCCCTTCGGCTTTACGGTCTTCCGGGCAGAGCATCATCCCCGCGCGAATGGCGTGCGCCGGTTTCTGAATATCGACCGGCTGACCGTCAATAAACACCTGGCCGCCGGTGATGCGGGTCCCGCCAAACAGCCCTTTCATCAGCTCGCTGCGCCCTGCCCCCACCAGCCCGAACAGGCCGACGATCTCACCGCTGCGCACGGTGAGGCTGATTGGCGTGCGCACGCCCGGGGCTTTCACCTCGTCCAGACGCAGCAGCTCGCCGCCGTACTGGCGCGGCTCCCAGTGGTAGATATCCCCCAGCTCACGGCCCACCATCGCCTGCACCAGCTGATCGTGGTTGACCTGCTGCATGTCGGTGAAGGTACGAACATAGCGGCCATCTTTGAAGACGGTGATGGCATCGCTGAGGGCGAAGATCTCTTCCATACGGTGCGACACGTACAGAATGATGCGCCCCTCTTTACGCAGCTCGCGGATCACCCGGAACAGGTTCTCGATTTCGCGCGCCGACAGCGAGCTGGTCGGTTCATCAAAGGCGATGACTTTGGCATTGCGCGCCAGCGCTTTGGCGATTTCCACCATCTGCCACTGGCCGATGGAGAGATATTTGAGCGGGGTCTGCGGGTCGATATCGAGCCCGAGGTGCTTCAGCTGCAGGCCGGCTTCATAGTTAAGCAGCGAACGGTTCACAAAGCCGCCCTTATGCGGCAGCTGCCCGAGGTAGATGTTTTCCGCCACCGTCATCTCCGGCACCAGATGCAGCTCCTGGTAGATGATGGCGACGCCGGCGTTCAGCGCGGCTGTGGTGTCCGCAAAGGCGACCTCTTTGCCCTGTAACGCCAGGGTGCCCGTAGTGGGGGCATAGTTGCCGCTGAGGATCTTCAGCAGCGTGGATTTTCCAGCGCCGTTCTCCCCCATCAGGGCATGAACCTGACCCGCATAGCAGTCAAAGCTGATGTCGGTCAACGCATTGACACCGGGAAAGGTTTTGCCGATGCCGCGAAATGAGAGATACGGTTCAGACTGTTGCATAACGTCTCCGAGGATCGAGTAGTGAACGTCTGGCCCCCCCTGTCTTCCGGGGGGCGCAATCACAGTAAATTACTTACCGCCCAGTCCTTTTTTCTCCAGCTCGGCTTTGAAGTTGTCACGGGTGATCAGCACCACGTCGGTCACTTCAGTAAATTTCGCTGGCTCTGCCCCTTTGGTCACCCAGTTGTAGAGCATTTCGCTGGATTTGTAGCCGTGAACGTCCGGGCTTGGCAGCAGGGAACCGTAGAAGCCGGTCGCCTGTGCTTTAGAGAGTTCGCTCACCGCGTCCACGCCGTTGATGCCGATACCGATCACGTCTGCTGCTTTGAAGCCCTGGCCTTCGGTAGCGCGCACGCCGCCGAGCACGGTGTTGTCGTTCATCCCGACCACCAGCCAGTGTTTCACTTCAGAGTGCTGAACCAGCATGGAGTTGGCCGCATCGAAGGCGCCCGGGATATCGTTAGATTTGGTAGGCACTTTGTAGATCTGTTTTTCCGGGAAGCCGGCCGCTTTCAGGGCATCCATCGAACCGGTGGTACGACGGCGGGCGGTATCCAGCTCATCGGCGGTAATGGCCATCACGGCGGTGTCTTTCACATCCCAGCCGCGTTTTTGCATCTCTTTATACAGCTCCTGGCCCTGACGCTCGCCGATTTTGGTCGCCGCCATCATCACCAGTGGCACGGTATCCATTGGCGCGCCTTTGGCGTTGACGAACTGATCGTCCACTGCGATGACCTTCATGTCGTAGCCGCGCGCTTTCGCCACGATAGCGGAGCCCAGTTTTGGATCCGGAGTACAGATGACAAACCCTTTCGCGCCGCTGGCCGCCAGGCTATCGATAGCGTTCAGCGTTTTTTCACCGTCCGGCACGGCAATTTTGATCACCTCAAAGCCCAAATCTTTCCCGGCTTTGTCAGCGAATTTCCACTCCGTCTGGAACCACGGCTCTTCCGGCTGCTTCACCAGGAAACCGAGCTTCAGGTTCTCTGCCATAGCGGATTGTGACATAACGGCAGCCAGACCGATGGCCGCCAGCGCTTTAGTAAATTTGTGCATGGTTAACTCCAGCTTTAGCGTTCTAATTTGTAGGGAAACAACATCTCAATTCTGCTTAATCGGACTTAAAACAAGGCATTAGCGCCAGGCGTATTTAAAGCGCATTTGCTTGAGATAGTTTTAGCGGGAAATTAATCATCCATAAGAGAGCGCCATCACACCGCAGAATTACAGTAATTGCGTACATACATTCAGCGAAAAAAGACATAAATACGGAAGGATTTGTCAGACAATTCGGAAGGGGGAAAGCAGATTAGTCCATAAGATCAGCTAAGATATCCTTGTTAGCCGGGCGCATACACGCCCGGGGAGATCTTACCAGGGATAGTAGATGTGATCGGCGTGGTCGCGCACCGGCGCTTCATCGCCCAACAGGCGCGCAGAGAGGGTCAG
This Leclercia sp. S52 DNA region includes the following protein-coding sequences:
- the otsB gene encoding trehalose-phosphatase; the encoded protein is MADTLTSPPLLTENYAYFFDLDGTLATIKPHPDEVAVPVEVLEALNQLAQLNQGALALISGRSIAELDQLAGPYRFPLAGVHGAERRDIHGHLQTVTLPPDLVQTLHAQLTTALLYLPGTELEAKGMAFALHYRQAPQYEKEVFNLAEQVVHDNPQLSLQPGKCVVEIKPRGIHKGEAISAFMHEAPFLGRTPVFFGDDLTDEHGFEVVNQLKGVSVKVGAGETKASWRLATVPDVWQWVIKAANHQQEKEIAQINRRKPYGSLDRSF
- the araH gene encoding arabinose ABC transporter permease AraH; this encodes MSSVTTSGAPKSAFSFGRIWDQYGMLVVFAVLFLGCAIFVPNFATFINMKGLGLAISMSGMVACGMLFCLASGDFDLSVASVIACAGVTTAVVINMTESLWIGVAAGLLLGVLSGLVNGFVIARLKINALITTLATMQIVRGLAYIISDGKAVGIEDERFFTLGYANWLGLPAPIWLTVGCLIIFGFLLNRTTFGRNTLAIGGNEEAARLAGVPVVRTKIIIFVLSGLVSAAAGIILASRMTSGQPMTSIGYELIVISACVLGGVSLKGGIGKISYVVAGILILGTVENAMNLLNISPFSQYVVRGLILLAAVIFDRYKQKAKRTL
- the araG gene encoding L-arabinose ABC transporter ATP-binding protein AraG, with the protein product MQQSEPYLSFRGIGKTFPGVNALTDISFDCYAGQVHALMGENGAGKSTLLKILSGNYAPTTGTLALQGKEVAFADTTAALNAGVAIIYQELHLVPEMTVAENIYLGQLPHKGGFVNRSLLNYEAGLQLKHLGLDIDPQTPLKYLSIGQWQMVEIAKALARNAKVIAFDEPTSSLSAREIENLFRVIRELRKEGRIILYVSHRMEEIFALSDAITVFKDGRYVRTFTDMQQVNHDQLVQAMVGRELGDIYHWEPRQYGGELLRLDEVKAPGVRTPISLTVRSGEIVGLFGLVGAGRSELMKGLFGGTRITGGQVFIDGQPVDIQKPAHAIRAGMMLCPEDRKAEGIIPVHSVRDNINISARRKTIRAGCLINDTWEVSNADHHIRSLNIKTPGAEQLIMNLSGGNQQKAILGRWLSEEMKVILLDEPTRGIDVGAKHEIYNVIYALAKRGVAVLFASSDLPEVLGVADRIVVMREGAIAGELLHEQANEQQALSLAMPKVSQAVA
- the araF gene encoding arabinose ABC transporter substrate-binding protein AraF, whose translation is MHKFTKALAAIGLAAVMSQSAMAENLKLGFLVKQPEEPWFQTEWKFADKAGKDLGFEVIKIAVPDGEKTLNAIDSLAASGAKGFVICTPDPKLGSAIVAKARGYDMKVIAVDDQFVNAKGAPMDTVPLVMMAATKIGERQGQELYKEMQKRGWDVKDTAVMAITADELDTARRRTTGSMDALKAAGFPEKQIYKVPTKSNDIPGAFDAANSMLVQHSEVKHWLVVGMNDNTVLGGVRATEGQGFKAADVIGIGINGVDAVSELSKAQATGFYGSLLPSPDVHGYKSSEMLYNWVTKGAEPAKFTEVTDVVLITRDNFKAELEKKGLGGK